One Solanum pennellii chromosome 10, SPENNV200 genomic region harbors:
- the LOC107001698 gene encoding peptidyl-prolyl cis-trans isomerase FKBP16-1, chloroplastic isoform X1: MAAPQFQTNFRSRCIFASQLQCFEDSDHCKIAVPKSSDERMPSLNVKKLLRRSVLQFVGLSPIFISIRPVLSAPMQEMREPDVIRTLKLDSGVRLQDVVEGAGPEAREGDIVEINYVCRRSNGYFVHSTVDQFSGESAPVILPLDDKQVMVFASFGLKLEILKIIEGLKEVLIGMKPGGKRRALIPPSVGYISENLKPVPEEFGPRRSLMSHMKEPLIFEVQLLKVLS, translated from the exons CTTTGAAGACTCTGATCATTGTAAGATTGCTGTGCCTAAAAGCTCAGATGAAAGGATGCCATCCCTTAATGTCAAAAAGTTGCTGAGGAGGTCAGTTCTGCAATTTGTTGGATTGAGTCCCATCTTCATAAGTATTCGTCCTGTCTTGTCTGCACCAATGCAGGAGATGAGAGAACCTGATGTTATCCG GACCCTAAAGCTTGATAGTGGAGTGAGGCTACAAG ATGTTGTTGAAGGGGCAGGACCAGAGGCTCGTGAAGGGGATATCGttgaaattaattatgtatgCCGACGATCAAATGGGTATTTTGTCCACAG TACTGTGGACCAGTTCAGCGGAGAGAGTGCCCCTGTCATACTTCCTCTGGATGATAAACAGGTCATGGTATTTGCTAGCTTTGGGCTTAAATTAGAAATTCTAAAG ATAATAGAAGGTCTGAAGGAAGTCCTTATTGGAATGAAGCCCGGAG GAAAACGAAGAGCATTAATACCACCTTCCGTTGGATACATCAGTGAAAACCTAAAACCAGTACCTGAAGAG TTTGGACCAAGGCGTAGCCTTATGTCTCACATGAAGGAGCCTCTAATTTTTGAAGTGCAGCTATTGAAAGTTTTATCATGA
- the LOC107001698 gene encoding peptidyl-prolyl cis-trans isomerase FKBP16-1, chloroplastic isoform X3, with protein MAAPQFQTNFRSRCIFASQLQCFEDSDHCKIAVPKSSDERMPSLNVKKLLRRSVLQFVGLSPIFISIRPVLSAPMQEMREPDVIRTLKLDSGVRLQDVVEGAGPEAREGDIVEINYVCRRSNGYFVHSTVDQFSGESAPVILPLDDKQIIEGLKEVLIGMKPGGKRRALIPPSVGYISENLKPVPEEFGPRRSLMSHMKEPLIFEVQLLKVLS; from the exons CTTTGAAGACTCTGATCATTGTAAGATTGCTGTGCCTAAAAGCTCAGATGAAAGGATGCCATCCCTTAATGTCAAAAAGTTGCTGAGGAGGTCAGTTCTGCAATTTGTTGGATTGAGTCCCATCTTCATAAGTATTCGTCCTGTCTTGTCTGCACCAATGCAGGAGATGAGAGAACCTGATGTTATCCG GACCCTAAAGCTTGATAGTGGAGTGAGGCTACAAG ATGTTGTTGAAGGGGCAGGACCAGAGGCTCGTGAAGGGGATATCGttgaaattaattatgtatgCCGACGATCAAATGGGTATTTTGTCCACAG TACTGTGGACCAGTTCAGCGGAGAGAGTGCCCCTGTCATACTTCCTCTGGATGATAAACAG ATAATAGAAGGTCTGAAGGAAGTCCTTATTGGAATGAAGCCCGGAG GAAAACGAAGAGCATTAATACCACCTTCCGTTGGATACATCAGTGAAAACCTAAAACCAGTACCTGAAGAG TTTGGACCAAGGCGTAGCCTTATGTCTCACATGAAGGAGCCTCTAATTTTTGAAGTGCAGCTATTGAAAGTTTTATCATGA
- the LOC107001698 gene encoding peptidyl-prolyl cis-trans isomerase FKBP16-1, chloroplastic isoform X2: MAAPQFQTNFRSRCIFASQLQCFEDSDHCKIAVPKSSDERMPSLNVKKLLRRSVLQFVGLSPIFISIRPVLSAPMQEMREPDVIRTLKLDSGVRLQGPEAREGDIVEINYVCRRSNGYFVHSTVDQFSGESAPVILPLDDKQVMVFASFGLKLEILKIIEGLKEVLIGMKPGGKRRALIPPSVGYISENLKPVPEEFGPRRSLMSHMKEPLIFEVQLLKVLS; this comes from the exons CTTTGAAGACTCTGATCATTGTAAGATTGCTGTGCCTAAAAGCTCAGATGAAAGGATGCCATCCCTTAATGTCAAAAAGTTGCTGAGGAGGTCAGTTCTGCAATTTGTTGGATTGAGTCCCATCTTCATAAGTATTCGTCCTGTCTTGTCTGCACCAATGCAGGAGATGAGAGAACCTGATGTTATCCG GACCCTAAAGCTTGATAGTGGAGTGAGGCTACAAG GACCAGAGGCTCGTGAAGGGGATATCGttgaaattaattatgtatgCCGACGATCAAATGGGTATTTTGTCCACAG TACTGTGGACCAGTTCAGCGGAGAGAGTGCCCCTGTCATACTTCCTCTGGATGATAAACAGGTCATGGTATTTGCTAGCTTTGGGCTTAAATTAGAAATTCTAAAG ATAATAGAAGGTCTGAAGGAAGTCCTTATTGGAATGAAGCCCGGAG GAAAACGAAGAGCATTAATACCACCTTCCGTTGGATACATCAGTGAAAACCTAAAACCAGTACCTGAAGAG TTTGGACCAAGGCGTAGCCTTATGTCTCACATGAAGGAGCCTCTAATTTTTGAAGTGCAGCTATTGAAAGTTTTATCATGA